A stretch of Halomonas elongata DSM 2581 DNA encodes these proteins:
- a CDS encoding FKBP-type peptidyl-prolyl cis-trans isomerase — MQIAQNSVVAFHYTLTNDAGEVLDSSEGREPLTYLHGAGNIIPGLEKEMEGRAAGDKLQAQVTPEEGYGEVQPQLVQEVPRDAFQGVESVEPGMQFQAQTQGGPLMVTVTKVEGDTVTVDGNHPLAGQQLNFDVEIAEVREASQEEIEHGHVHGEGGHEH, encoded by the coding sequence ATGCAGATTGCGCAAAATTCGGTTGTCGCGTTTCACTACACCCTGACCAACGATGCAGGTGAGGTGCTGGACAGCTCAGAAGGTCGCGAGCCGCTGACCTACCTCCATGGCGCCGGTAACATCATTCCGGGCCTCGAGAAGGAAATGGAAGGTCGCGCGGCTGGCGACAAGCTTCAAGCCCAGGTCACGCCGGAAGAAGGCTACGGCGAAGTTCAGCCGCAGCTGGTGCAGGAAGTCCCGCGGGATGCCTTCCAGGGTGTCGAGAGCGTGGAGCCCGGCATGCAGTTCCAGGCGCAGACCCAGGGTGGACCGCTGATGGTCACCGTGACCAAGGTCGAAGGCGACACCGTCACCGTCGACGGAAACCATCCGCTGGCCGGCCAGCAGCTGAACTTCGACGTCGAGATCGCCGAAGTCCGCGAAGCCAGCCAGGAAGAGATCGAACATGGCCATGTGCATGGCGAGGGCGGCCACGAGCACTGA